A DNA window from Luteolibacter luteus contains the following coding sequences:
- a CDS encoding S8 family serine peptidase, giving the protein MNPLHTLGRTIVCSLSLLALGIGATHAEDAYVEGEVLVTFKPEVGTEGAKTALKRRELSLERKFDRLSQRRQRIAGLVRGKKRGTKELIAELKTDPSVETAEPNYIRHVSSAGSSDPEFSKLWGLHNTGQSVNGTAGSSGTDAKFVEAWALAKPSAGEVVVAVVDTGVDITHPDLAANIWTNPGEIAGNAVDDDGNGQVDDVHGYDFSLNTANMSDSGEHGTHVAGTIAATGDNNLGVIGVNYKAKILPLKVSTDGDTLSTSAVLAAFDYAIELKERGVNVVAINASFGGGSSSTSESNAIEALRDAGIVLCAAAGNDGENNDTVASYPANYPVSNIIAVAATTQTNGLASFSNYGASNVDIGAPGTNIYSAMPTSLAPQTTSLKIGSTTYAAASIEFAGSTTSSGLTRPIYACGIGQVNEFPAGVSGNIALIQRGTLTFAEKLTNAKAAGAVAAVIYDNTTSAITTNPWTLGATGSWIPAVRISQANGQTIAESALPVSATVTAWANTSAAYQYMDGTSMATPHVAGAVAFAAMNFPGETMTQRISRILNHTTQVAALSGKVSTGGVLNLLKIVDTDVDNLPDWWESEEFTNLAQASAMDTDGDGFSNQDEYQAGTDPADATSKLGFSATSRGSGTAANDFILTLPTVPGRSYRVEWSTSLTAESWATLGSIIAGTGNPVEVRDTAAFSGAAKRFYRLSLVTP; this is encoded by the coding sequence ATGAACCCCCTCCACACCCTAGGGAGAACCATCGTCTGCAGCCTTTCGCTGCTGGCGCTCGGCATCGGCGCGACCCACGCGGAGGATGCCTATGTCGAAGGAGAAGTCCTTGTCACTTTCAAGCCGGAGGTCGGCACGGAAGGCGCGAAGACCGCGCTGAAGCGCCGGGAACTTTCGCTCGAACGGAAGTTTGACCGGCTCTCGCAACGTCGCCAGCGCATCGCGGGTCTCGTCCGTGGCAAAAAGCGCGGGACCAAGGAATTGATCGCGGAGCTGAAGACGGATCCGAGCGTGGAGACGGCGGAGCCAAACTATATCCGCCACGTGTCTTCGGCGGGCAGTAGTGATCCCGAATTTTCCAAACTCTGGGGCCTGCACAATACCGGACAGAGCGTGAACGGCACAGCCGGCAGCAGCGGCACCGATGCCAAGTTCGTGGAAGCATGGGCCTTGGCGAAGCCATCGGCTGGAGAGGTCGTGGTAGCAGTAGTCGATACCGGGGTGGACATCACGCATCCGGATCTTGCGGCGAACATTTGGACCAATCCCGGGGAGATCGCGGGCAATGCGGTGGATGACGATGGCAATGGCCAGGTCGATGATGTGCACGGCTACGATTTCTCGCTGAATACAGCGAACATGAGCGATTCAGGGGAGCATGGGACGCATGTGGCGGGAACGATCGCGGCTACCGGGGACAACAACCTGGGGGTGATCGGCGTGAACTACAAAGCCAAGATCCTGCCACTGAAGGTATCCACGGATGGCGATACTCTTTCCACGTCTGCGGTGCTTGCGGCATTCGACTATGCGATCGAGCTCAAGGAGCGGGGCGTGAACGTGGTGGCAATCAATGCTTCGTTCGGTGGAGGCTCATCCTCCACCAGTGAAAGCAATGCCATCGAGGCGCTCCGGGATGCGGGAATCGTGTTGTGCGCGGCCGCGGGAAATGACGGCGAGAACAACGACACCGTCGCCAGCTATCCGGCGAATTATCCGGTTTCGAACATCATTGCGGTGGCCGCCACGACGCAAACCAATGGCCTTGCGAGCTTCTCGAACTACGGGGCGAGCAACGTGGATATCGGAGCACCGGGAACGAACATCTATTCGGCGATGCCGACCTCGCTGGCACCGCAGACGACGAGCTTGAAGATTGGGAGCACGACCTATGCAGCGGCTTCCATCGAGTTCGCGGGAAGCACCACCAGCAGCGGCCTGACACGTCCGATCTACGCCTGCGGAATCGGACAGGTGAATGAATTTCCTGCCGGCGTTTCGGGAAATATTGCCCTCATCCAGCGAGGCACGCTCACCTTCGCGGAGAAGCTCACCAATGCAAAGGCCGCCGGTGCGGTTGCAGCCGTGATTTACGACAACACGACCAGCGCGATCACTACCAATCCATGGACACTAGGTGCCACGGGATCGTGGATCCCTGCGGTGCGGATCTCGCAGGCGAATGGGCAGACTATCGCGGAGTCCGCCCTTCCCGTCAGCGCGACGGTGACGGCTTGGGCGAATACGTCAGCGGCTTATCAATACATGGATGGCACTTCCATGGCCACGCCTCATGTCGCGGGTGCCGTCGCCTTCGCTGCGATGAATTTTCCGGGCGAGACGATGACGCAGCGGATCAGCCGCATCCTGAACCATACGACCCAAGTCGCCGCCCTCAGTGGCAAGGTGAGCACCGGGGGCGTGCTGAATCTTCTCAAGATCGTGGACACCGATGTTGACAACCTTCCGGATTGGTGGGAGAGCGAGGAATTCACGAACCTTGCCCAAGCCTCCGCCATGGATACCGATGGAGACGGTTTCAGCAACCAGGATGAATATCAGGCAGGAACCGATCCGGCAGATGCCACGAGCAAGCTCGGTTTCTCCGCGACCTCGCGAGGCAGCGGAACTGCAGCCAATGACTTTATCCTGACGCTGCCCACCGTGCCGGGCCGAAGCTATCGGGTGGAATGGAGCACGAGCCTGACGGCCGAGAGCTGGGCGACCTTGGGCAGTATCATCGCGGGCACGGGTAATCCTGTTGAAGTGCGGGATACCGCCGCATTCTCGGGAGCGGCAAAGCGGTTCTATCGATTGAGCTTGGTAACACCCTGA
- a CDS encoding amidophosphoribosyltransferase, translating into MSDFLKHECGIAAVRLRKPLAYYYDRYGTALWGFQKLFLLMEKQHNRGQDGVGIGCAKLNMPLGQPYIFRRRDSERDGLANIFRKEMKSFHKMARKGILHPDRPDSIKEHCDFGGEVLVGHLRYGTSGEFDEGSCHPYLRRSNWPTRTLMVMGNFNMTNAAELNQVLVERGQHPVFGTDTQTVLEEIGFHLDEAHTDLYRKLRDEGVDGRDMPDRISSELDLARIVGESAQPWDGGYSICGVVGNGDMFVMRDPRGIRPCHMLVTDEVIAFASERVPLMTVFEADASQVKAVDPGSVITIKSDGTISDTAFSPPQKYTPCSFEKIYFSRGNDPQIYRERKAMGASLVPQIMKAIGGSFDKAVFSFIPNTAETAYYGLMDGLRLFRRQEVRSAILEAQANGELTPEALDDLILRNWPRGEKIAHKDIKMRTFIAQEKGRDQLVSHVYDITYGVVRNDDALVALDDSIVRGTTLKKSILKILARTQPRKIVVCSTAPQIRYPDCYGIDMSELGKFIAFQAAVALHRRAGRQALLDQIYEDCRSELQKPVGQMVNRVKAVYEAFTDEEISAEISRMVSPEDIEWDGEVEVIFQTIENLHASVKGPCGDWYFTGDYPTSGGYATVNAAYVRWYEGIGGRSYGLQL; encoded by the coding sequence ATGAGCGACTTTTTGAAGCACGAATGCGGAATCGCTGCCGTCCGGCTCCGCAAACCGTTGGCTTATTACTACGACCGCTACGGCACCGCGCTGTGGGGTTTCCAGAAGCTGTTCCTGCTGATGGAAAAGCAGCACAACCGCGGCCAGGATGGCGTGGGTATCGGCTGCGCGAAGCTGAACATGCCGCTCGGCCAGCCGTATATCTTCCGCCGCCGTGACAGCGAGCGGGATGGTCTGGCGAATATTTTCCGGAAGGAGATGAAGTCCTTCCACAAGATGGCGCGGAAGGGGATCTTGCATCCCGACCGTCCGGACTCGATCAAGGAACACTGCGACTTTGGCGGTGAAGTCTTGGTCGGTCACCTGCGCTATGGCACCTCCGGCGAATTCGACGAAGGCTCCTGCCATCCGTATTTGCGCCGCAGCAACTGGCCGACCCGCACGCTCATGGTCATGGGCAATTTCAACATGACCAATGCCGCGGAGCTGAACCAGGTGCTCGTCGAGCGCGGCCAGCACCCGGTCTTCGGCACCGATACCCAGACCGTGCTGGAAGAAATCGGCTTCCATCTGGATGAGGCCCATACCGATCTCTACCGGAAGCTCCGGGACGAGGGCGTGGATGGCCGCGATATGCCGGACCGCATTTCTTCCGAGCTCGACCTCGCCCGCATCGTCGGTGAATCGGCCCAGCCTTGGGACGGTGGCTATTCGATCTGTGGCGTGGTGGGTAACGGCGATATGTTCGTGATGCGGGACCCTCGCGGGATCCGCCCATGCCATATGCTGGTGACGGATGAGGTGATCGCCTTCGCCTCCGAGCGAGTGCCGCTCATGACCGTGTTCGAGGCCGACGCTTCCCAGGTAAAGGCGGTGGATCCCGGCTCGGTCATCACGATCAAGTCCGACGGTACGATCTCCGATACCGCCTTTTCCCCGCCGCAGAAGTACACCCCGTGCTCCTTCGAGAAGATCTACTTCTCACGCGGCAATGATCCCCAGATCTACCGCGAGCGGAAGGCCATGGGGGCCTCGCTGGTGCCTCAGATCATGAAGGCGATCGGCGGCAGCTTCGACAAGGCGGTCTTCTCCTTCATTCCGAATACCGCGGAGACCGCCTACTATGGCCTGATGGACGGCTTGCGCTTGTTCCGCCGGCAGGAGGTCCGTTCCGCGATCCTCGAAGCCCAGGCAAATGGCGAACTCACCCCTGAAGCCTTGGATGATCTGATCCTGCGGAATTGGCCGCGTGGCGAAAAGATCGCGCACAAGGACATCAAGATGCGCACCTTCATCGCGCAGGAGAAGGGCCGGGACCAGCTCGTCTCCCATGTTTACGATATCACCTACGGGGTGGTGCGTAACGACGATGCACTGGTCGCCTTGGACGACTCGATTGTCCGCGGCACCACCCTGAAGAAGTCGATTCTCAAGATCTTGGCCCGCACCCAGCCGCGGAAAATCGTGGTCTGCTCCACTGCCCCGCAGATCCGCTATCCTGACTGCTATGGCATCGACATGTCGGAGCTTGGCAAGTTCATCGCCTTCCAAGCCGCGGTCGCACTCCATCGCCGCGCGGGTCGCCAAGCGCTGCTCGACCAGATCTACGAAGACTGCCGCAGCGAGCTCCAGAAGCCCGTCGGGCAGATGGTGAACCGCGTGAAGGCAGTTTATGAAGCCTTCACCGACGAGGAAATATCTGCCGAGATTAGCCGGATGGTTTCTCCGGAGGACATCGAGTGGGACGGCGAGGTCGAAGTCATCTTCCAGACCATCGAAAACCTCCACGCCTCCGTGAAGGGGCCCTGCGGGGACTGGTATTTCACCGGCGACTATCCCACCTCCGGTGGCTACGCCACGGTGAATGCCGCCTACGTCCGCTGGTACGAAGGGATCGGCGGCCGCAGCTACGGTTTGCAGCTCTGA
- the purM gene encoding phosphoribosylformylglycinamidine cyclo-ligase, which translates to MGGKLTYQQAGVDTRRAAALVGDIKSHVARTQQNRKLLGAFGLFAACYDLSSYKEPVIVTGCDGVGTKLELLLEHDLLEIAGKDLVAMSVNDILTTGGDPLLFLDYIGIAALDEEKITRLIAGMCDYLASCDCILAGGETAEMPGIVPADVIELSGFCIGCAEKPELVDPSTLQVGDVLVGYKSDSIHANGWSLVRRVLRENPGCVSDDELLGFLEPTRLYHDVVRDIRAAGVKPKAFAHITGGGLPENLERLFRGFGADLEIPKWELPGIDKLLAHVDSEDRFHTFNMGIGWVAIVSPDQAEAILSAGPGGTILGTLVDTEGVRVKVRGE; encoded by the coding sequence ATGGGAGGAAAGCTGACTTACCAGCAGGCCGGGGTGGACACGCGCAGAGCGGCCGCCCTGGTGGGTGATATCAAGAGCCACGTGGCCCGCACGCAGCAGAACCGCAAGCTCCTCGGAGCTTTCGGGCTCTTCGCCGCGTGCTACGACCTCAGTTCCTATAAGGAGCCGGTCATTGTCACGGGGTGCGATGGTGTCGGCACGAAACTCGAACTGCTTCTTGAGCACGATCTCTTGGAGATTGCGGGCAAGGATCTGGTGGCGATGAGCGTGAATGACATCCTGACCACCGGGGGTGATCCCTTGCTCTTTCTCGACTACATCGGCATCGCCGCGCTGGATGAAGAGAAGATCACGCGCCTCATCGCGGGGATGTGTGATTACCTCGCTTCCTGCGACTGCATCTTGGCCGGCGGTGAAACCGCGGAAATGCCAGGCATTGTCCCCGCGGACGTGATCGAGCTTTCCGGTTTCTGCATCGGCTGCGCCGAAAAGCCGGAGCTGGTGGATCCTTCCACCCTCCAGGTGGGCGATGTGCTTGTCGGCTACAAGTCGGACAGTATCCATGCAAACGGCTGGAGCCTCGTCCGCCGCGTATTGCGCGAAAATCCGGGCTGCGTTTCCGATGATGAACTTCTCGGCTTCCTTGAGCCGACCCGTCTTTACCACGACGTCGTGCGCGATATTCGTGCCGCAGGCGTGAAGCCGAAGGCCTTCGCCCACATCACGGGTGGGGGTCTCCCGGAGAATCTGGAGCGCCTCTTCCGCGGCTTTGGTGCCGATCTGGAGATTCCGAAGTGGGAACTGCCGGGCATCGACAAGCTGCTCGCTCACGTCGACTCCGAAGACCGCTTCCACACCTTCAACATGGGCATCGGCTGGGTGGCCATCGTTTCGCCGGATCAGGCGGAAGCGATCCTCTCTGCCGGCCCGGGTGGAACGATTTTGGGTACCTTGGTTGACACCGAGGGCGTTCGGGTGAAAGTCCGCGGCGAGTAA
- a CDS encoding ATP-binding cassette domain-containing protein encodes MKSPSPVLTLKAGLTIGYGEPLASAEKDISLDGGTHFLIARNGRGKTTLLRTLAKTLKQLDGAFEAKGKTQYLPEDLRFDPEITVEGIFKSLLSSASRKAALDLAARVELDVKKPYGKLSTGNRRKTHLIVAEYSVDQEGGNILLLDEPFSGLDAYAREIFESIWRDSSDKVLRLVSCHPDYDSMGMPSAIVIQGHAIHHTVGADQTWSQLKSQLN; translated from the coding sequence ATGAAATCTCCCTCCCCAGTTTTGACGCTTAAAGCGGGCCTGACCATTGGTTACGGCGAGCCGCTTGCTTCAGCTGAGAAGGACATCTCGCTGGATGGTGGTACTCACTTCCTGATCGCCCGGAATGGTCGCGGCAAGACCACCCTGCTTCGCACGCTCGCGAAGACTTTGAAGCAGTTGGACGGCGCGTTTGAAGCAAAGGGAAAGACCCAGTATCTCCCGGAAGACCTCCGGTTCGACCCTGAAATCACGGTCGAAGGAATCTTCAAATCACTCCTTTCCTCCGCCAGCCGCAAGGCCGCACTCGATCTCGCCGCACGCGTGGAGCTCGATGTGAAGAAGCCCTATGGCAAGCTTTCCACCGGCAACCGCCGCAAGACCCACCTGATCGTCGCCGAGTACTCGGTGGACCAAGAGGGCGGGAACATCCTGCTGCTCGACGAGCCGTTCAGCGGCCTCGATGCCTACGCCCGCGAGATCTTCGAGAGCATCTGGCGCGACAGCTCCGACAAGGTGCTTCGTCTGGTGAGCTGTCACCCGGACTACGACTCGATGGGAATGCCCAGCGCGATCGTGATCCAAGGCCACGCCATCCACCACACGGTGGGAGCCGATCAGACCTGGAGCCAGCTCAAGTCCCAGTTGAACTAA
- a CDS encoding type IV pilus twitching motility protein PilT, which translates to MFTAVHEPPPLPVSNAPAMVPRFAPGMDGPTLLAIIFRTCKEVRVSDIQMRVDRPVYIHTNKGVEKLDFLGILNAAHMDEILKELIRNRESGSHGFGEEENVQLRAEDKIANAIRDFSERKVADFSCDGIPMGANGERSGRLRIQAHLSSSGLGITCRILNDFIPELESLGIDEDTNVVLRQAVQKRAGLCLVTGPTGSGKSTTLAALIDWLRRNHGKHIVTVEDPIEYQYPDDMEDPVYPGRRVACPSVVTQQEVGRDVHSYRQGLKDVLRKAPHVILLGEIRDREAMETCMEAAQTGHLVLSTLHTTGAVKTIGRILELYPKENHSAVLSRLSEILIFIHSQGLLNGVHKRVLTYEFLQNNDDAVSSAITNYDGGARSLEDVIRRAGNIEWDANLRRLLRQGLITEQTLENARMNRDDSEIL; encoded by the coding sequence ATGTTCACCGCCGTCCACGAACCACCACCACTTCCGGTTAGCAATGCCCCGGCGATGGTCCCCCGTTTCGCACCGGGGATGGATGGCCCGACGCTGCTTGCGATCATCTTCCGCACCTGTAAGGAGGTCCGCGTTTCGGACATCCAGATGCGGGTGGATCGCCCGGTCTACATCCACACCAACAAGGGCGTGGAGAAGCTTGATTTCCTAGGCATACTGAACGCGGCCCACATGGACGAGATCCTGAAGGAACTCATCCGCAACCGCGAGAGCGGGAGCCATGGCTTCGGTGAGGAAGAGAATGTCCAACTCCGTGCCGAGGACAAGATCGCCAATGCGATCCGGGATTTCTCGGAGAGGAAAGTTGCGGACTTCTCGTGCGATGGTATCCCTATGGGTGCCAACGGCGAGCGCTCCGGGCGCCTCCGTATCCAAGCTCACCTCAGCTCTTCCGGCCTCGGCATCACCTGCCGTATCCTGAATGACTTCATCCCGGAATTGGAAAGCCTCGGCATCGACGAGGACACCAATGTGGTCTTGCGCCAAGCGGTGCAGAAGCGCGCCGGACTCTGCCTTGTGACCGGCCCGACCGGTTCCGGCAAATCGACCACCCTCGCCGCCTTGATCGATTGGCTACGCCGCAACCACGGCAAGCACATCGTGACGGTGGAGGACCCGATCGAATATCAGTATCCCGACGACATGGAGGATCCGGTCTATCCGGGCCGCCGCGTCGCTTGCCCCAGCGTGGTGACGCAGCAGGAAGTCGGCCGGGATGTCCACTCCTACCGCCAGGGACTGAAAGACGTGCTGCGTAAAGCGCCCCACGTGATCCTGCTGGGGGAAATCCGTGACCGCGAGGCCATGGAGACCTGCATGGAAGCCGCCCAGACCGGTCACCTCGTCCTCTCCACGCTTCACACCACTGGTGCGGTCAAGACCATCGGCCGTATCCTCGAACTCTATCCGAAGGAGAATCACTCCGCGGTCCTTTCCCGCCTTTCGGAAATCCTCATTTTCATCCACTCGCAAGGCCTCCTCAACGGGGTGCACAAGCGGGTGCTGACCTACGAATTCCTGCAGAACAACGACGACGCCGTCTCCTCCGCGATCACCAACTACGATGGCGGGGCCCGCTCGCTCGAAGACGTGATCCGCAGGGCCGGAAACATCGAATGGGATGCGAACCTGCGCCGGCTGCTCCGCCAGGGCCTCATCACCGAACAGACTCTCGAGAACGCACGAATGAACCGCGACGATTCAGAAATCCTCTGA
- a CDS encoding type II secretion system protein GspD — MKPAIAVATLLALPMPFVSAQENGLAVGPAESSDTAVPDLPPPAPAPAPPAPGGPADLPNLPAGPVAPVAPGAPVEPVAPPVTPEAPAGQAPAAGGDAAAAAGGQEIQESEEGYLIKDAPINDIFQFLAKQANRQYFHNAKLATPEYRVTGHLNDGNPLQQMEELAFMYGLTLYTKGNTIYALSQAQLSQLPSAEFTYQLRYLRPTDIEPIKALIQPMLTPGTGIVNFEPKTNTIVIIDTAHRIEQARSLLHNIDQAKGQIVVETKILRINSQAAERTGVDWSSSLGANGTPIEVVRSLNSVFGLKSSWDTEVTNGSTSGNSLITKEIPGAANNVVLSPVQLNGVLRALAEGNFATQVSNPTLITEDNEQGTIAIIDRVPIITATVTESDSGTNISEEVRYKIDSSDKTISEDPEKHREVGISVVVTPTLLPDGTVRMRLRPRSSQIVEQVRGQSGNLYPRVTESMIESMSRVPDGHSLVIGGFYGEVESKNNNKVPLLGEVPMLNFFFKSKETVKENSSLVFIVTPTSYDPSSKAATARQTSRIHRNASLPQDHDWVDPECNPGPAHEPNLRRGLRDLRPTQAPYYPTEAELHETSAPAPAPAPAPAKARVIKGGRK; from the coding sequence ATGAAGCCTGCAATCGCCGTCGCCACGCTGCTGGCCCTGCCAATGCCTTTTGTCTCCGCGCAGGAGAACGGACTCGCCGTCGGCCCCGCCGAATCGAGCGATACTGCCGTGCCTGATCTTCCGCCACCTGCACCGGCACCCGCGCCGCCGGCACCCGGAGGCCCTGCGGATCTGCCGAACCTGCCTGCGGGACCCGTCGCGCCGGTAGCACCCGGTGCCCCGGTCGAACCGGTCGCGCCACCTGTCACTCCTGAAGCCCCGGCCGGCCAAGCTCCCGCTGCGGGAGGCGATGCCGCTGCCGCAGCAGGCGGGCAGGAGATCCAGGAATCGGAGGAGGGCTACCTGATCAAGGACGCTCCGATCAACGACATCTTCCAGTTCCTGGCCAAGCAGGCAAACCGCCAGTATTTCCACAATGCCAAGCTGGCCACGCCCGAATACCGGGTGACGGGACACTTGAACGACGGCAATCCTCTCCAACAGATGGAGGAGCTCGCCTTCATGTATGGTCTCACGCTCTACACGAAGGGGAATACGATCTATGCTCTCAGCCAGGCCCAGCTCAGCCAGTTGCCGAGCGCTGAATTCACCTACCAGCTCCGCTACCTGCGCCCGACGGACATCGAGCCGATCAAGGCCTTGATCCAGCCGATGCTCACTCCGGGCACTGGCATCGTGAACTTCGAACCGAAGACGAACACGATCGTCATCATCGACACCGCCCACCGGATCGAGCAGGCACGCAGCCTTCTCCACAACATCGACCAGGCAAAAGGCCAGATCGTGGTGGAAACCAAGATCCTCCGCATCAACAGCCAGGCGGCGGAGCGGACCGGCGTTGACTGGTCCTCCTCACTCGGGGCCAACGGCACACCGATCGAGGTGGTGCGCAGCTTGAACAGCGTCTTCGGCCTGAAGAGTTCATGGGATACGGAAGTCACCAACGGCAGCACGTCTGGAAACTCCCTCATCACCAAGGAAATCCCGGGAGCCGCGAACAACGTCGTGCTTTCCCCGGTTCAGCTGAACGGTGTTCTTCGCGCCTTGGCCGAAGGGAATTTCGCGACCCAGGTGTCCAACCCGACCCTCATCACCGAGGACAACGAACAGGGCACGATCGCCATCATCGACCGCGTCCCGATCATCACCGCCACGGTGACCGAGAGCGATAGCGGCACGAACATCTCCGAAGAAGTCCGCTACAAGATCGACAGCTCGGACAAGACCATCTCCGAAGATCCGGAGAAGCACCGTGAAGTGGGTATCTCCGTGGTGGTCACCCCCACCCTCCTGCCGGATGGCACCGTGCGCATGCGCCTGCGTCCTCGCTCCTCGCAGATCGTGGAGCAGGTGCGCGGCCAATCGGGCAACCTCTATCCCCGCGTGACGGAATCCATGATCGAGTCCATGTCCCGCGTGCCGGACGGCCACTCGTTGGTCATCGGCGGCTTCTACGGCGAAGTGGAAAGCAAGAACAACAACAAGGTCCCGCTTCTCGGCGAGGTGCCGATGCTGAACTTCTTCTTCAAGAGCAAGGAGACGGTGAAGGAAAACTCCAGCCTTGTCTTCATCGTCACTCCCACCTCCTACGACCCTTCCAGCAAGGCGGCCACCGCCCGGCAAACAAGCCGGATCCATCGCAATGCGAGCCTGCCTCAGGACCACGATTGGGTTGATCCCGAGTGCAATCCGGGCCCTGCGCACGAGCCGAACCTGCGCCGCGGCCTGCGCGATCTCCGGCCGACCCAGGCCCCTTACTACCCGACGGAGGCGGAACTCCATGAGACATCCGCGCCGGCGCCGGCACCCGCTCCGGCTCCTGCCAAAGCCCGTGTGATCAAGGGCGGCAGGAAGTAA
- a CDS encoding GspE/PulE family protein, which produces MSFNELISGQIMRALAMHDPQYAELSHDQVANRVTRYCFMGAVAKINGLPFFPKVAEFCDGSLHTYCDPTVLTRGLFSPLCVTGDKLVVAVANPWSPLPDEYLAPRFPDLEIVKIVTLASEIARAIESVAISSGPNRSDLEAIDVEDLGDDIRDFDVTTDYSEPMAQLVATVMADAVKGRASDIHFKVEKESFYYAYRVDGDIGPKVEIPMKLKDRLDAFLLNLMKLPTEIRATAPGISGRFTISYFHRPIDIRYERHRTYRGYHVTMRLLDKSNINVTLGKGTLAFDEETLFELSKVMRVPAGIIVMSGPTGSGKSTTLNAILRELNRPDVNILTLENPVEDEVPGITHCDLRSAKEFKPMIASFMRSDPDIILMGEVRDIESAELAIEAAVTGHKVLTTIHTPRASQIIERFEQLGIERWKIAQTLKAACAQRLVKLLCPYCKEAKHGISELNRRTFNLDESWGDIPIFEAKPGGCPECRYSGYNGRTAILEIIPITPKTSDMLSKGEISPYELEVKIQEEGKLPNLRRSGLRLLREGKTDIEAVSKVIDMTYTDE; this is translated from the coding sequence ATGTCTTTCAACGAGCTCATCAGCGGGCAGATCATGCGCGCGCTGGCGATGCATGATCCACAGTACGCCGAGCTTTCCCACGACCAGGTGGCAAACCGCGTGACTCGCTATTGCTTCATGGGAGCGGTGGCGAAGATCAACGGCCTGCCCTTCTTCCCGAAGGTCGCCGAATTCTGCGATGGCTCGCTGCACACTTACTGCGACCCCACGGTCCTCACCCGCGGCCTTTTCAGCCCGCTGTGCGTGACCGGGGACAAGCTGGTGGTGGCGGTGGCCAATCCCTGGAGCCCGCTTCCCGACGAGTATCTGGCACCCCGGTTCCCGGACCTTGAGATCGTCAAGATCGTCACGCTGGCCTCCGAAATCGCCCGTGCCATCGAGTCCGTGGCAATCAGCTCCGGCCCGAACCGGTCGGATCTGGAAGCTATCGACGTGGAGGATCTCGGCGATGACATCCGCGACTTCGACGTGACCACGGATTACTCCGAGCCGATGGCCCAGCTCGTGGCCACGGTCATGGCGGATGCCGTGAAAGGCCGGGCCTCGGACATCCACTTCAAGGTGGAAAAGGAGTCCTTCTACTATGCCTACCGTGTCGATGGTGACATCGGGCCAAAGGTCGAGATCCCGATGAAGCTGAAGGACCGCCTGGATGCCTTCCTGCTGAACCTGATGAAGCTGCCGACGGAAATCCGAGCCACCGCGCCGGGCATCTCGGGCCGCTTCACCATCTCCTATTTCCACCGGCCGATCGACATCCGCTATGAGCGCCACCGCACTTACCGCGGCTACCACGTTACGATGCGTCTGCTCGACAAGAGCAACATCAACGTAACGCTGGGCAAGGGCACCCTGGCCTTCGACGAAGAGACGCTTTTCGAACTCAGCAAGGTGATGCGCGTTCCCGCGGGAATCATCGTCATGTCCGGTCCCACGGGTTCCGGCAAGTCGACCACGTTGAACGCCATCCTCCGCGAGCTGAACCGGCCGGACGTGAACATCCTCACGCTGGAAAACCCGGTGGAAGACGAAGTCCCCGGCATCACTCATTGCGACCTCCGCAGCGCGAAGGAGTTCAAGCCGATGATCGCTTCCTTCATGCGTTCCGACCCGGACATTATCCTCATGGGTGAGGTTCGCGACATCGAGTCCGCCGAGCTTGCAATCGAAGCGGCGGTGACGGGTCACAAGGTGCTCACCACGATTCACACGCCGCGTGCGTCGCAGATCATCGAGCGCTTCGAGCAGCTCGGCATCGAGCGCTGGAAGATCGCCCAGACGCTGAAGGCAGCCTGTGCCCAACGTCTCGTCAAATTGCTCTGCCCTTACTGCAAGGAAGCCAAGCACGGCATTTCCGAGCTGAACCGCAGGACCTTCAACCTCGATGAGTCCTGGGGAGACATCCCTATCTTTGAAGCGAAGCCGGGCGGTTGCCCGGAATGCCGCTACTCCGGCTACAACGGCCGAACCGCCATCCTCGAAATTATTCCCATCACCCCGAAGACCTCGGACATGCTCTCGAAGGGAGAAATCTCCCCCTACGAACTGGAAGTGAAAATCCAGGAAGAAGGAAAGCTGCCGAACCTGCGCCGCAGCGGCCTGCGCCTGCTCCGCGAAGGCAAGACGGACATCGAAGCCGTATCCAAGGTCATCGACATGACTTACACCGATGAGTAG